TTCAAAGTAATTGTTCCTACTTTTAGAATGTGTGCTCCTTTTGCCTTAAACTAAGATATAGTTTACAACTGTCATTTTTATCGTTATCTTAATCACAAAATTATCAATTTATTAATTTATCCTTTGTACTTTTGTGCAACGTTAGATTATTCGTAACAAATCAAATTGTCTAACTGATAAATTGTCTAATTATCTAATTTTAAGTAACATGCTAAAAGGATTCTTTCATGTACCAAAAGCGGTAAACGAGCCAGTAAAAAGCTACGCACCAAATTCACCAGAAAAAGCAGCAGTTCAGGCAGCTTACACTACAATGTGGAACTCTCAAGTTGATGTTCCTTTACATATTGGAAGTGAAGAAATCAGAACTGGAAACACAAGAAACATTACAGCTCCTCATGATCACAAACATGTTGTTGGTAAATACCATTTAGCTGAAAAACAACATATCGAAAAAGCAATTGCTAATGCACTTGAATCAAGAAAAGCATGGGCAAATATGGCATGGGAACAACGTGCAGCAATTTTCTTAAAAGCAGCAGAACTTATCGCCGGACCATACAGAGCACGCATTAACGCTGCAACTATGATTGGTCAGTCTAAAAATATTCATCAGGCAGAAATCGATGCTTCTTGCGAATTAATCGACTTTTTACGTTACAATGTTGAGTTTATGACTCAAATTTATAACGATCAGCCAAAATCTGATTCTACTGTCTGGAATCGTCTTGAATACAGACCTCTTGAAGGTTTTGTATATGCAATTACACCATTTAACTTTACCGCTATCGCTGCAAACCTTCCTGCAAGTGCTGCTATGATGGGTAACGTTGTAGTTTGGAAACCAAGTGACAGCCAGGTATTCTCTACTAAAATTATTTTGGACGTTTTCAAAGAAGCGGGAGTTCCTGACGGAGTTATCAACGTAGTTTTTGGTGACGCCTTAATGATTACAGATACAGTTTTAGCAAGCCGTGATTTTGCCGGAGTTCACTTTACAGGATCAACTCATGTATTTAAAGATATCTGGGCTAAAATTGGAGCAAATATTCACCATTATAAAACTTACCCAAGAATCGTTGGTGAAACCGGAGGTAAAGATTTTATCATTGCTCACCCAAGCGCAAACGTAAAACAAGTTGTAACAGGAATTACTCGTGGTGCTTTTGAATTCCAGGGGCAAAAATGTTCTGCAGCTTCAAGAGCTTATATTCCTCAAAGTTTATGGCCAGCTGTAAAAGAACAATTAATTGCTGATGTAAAATCTATGAAAATGGGTTCTCCGGAAGATTTCGGAAACTTTATTACAGCAGTTATTCATGAAGGTTCTTTTGATAAATTAGCAAGTTATATCGACCAGGCTAAAAAAGATGCTGATGCAGAAATTATTGTTGGTGGTAATTACGATAAATCAGTTGGATACTTTATTGAGCCAACAGTTATTGTAACTACAAACCCTAAATATACTACAATGGAAACCGAATTATTCGGACCAGTAATTACTATTTACGTTTATGAAGATGCTAAATGGGAAGAAACTTTAGAATTAGTTGATACTACTTCTGAGTATGCTTTGACAGGAGCTGTATTTAGCCAGGATCGTTATGCTATTGAAGTAGCAACTACGAAATTGCAAAATGCTGCTGGTAACTTCTACATTAACGACAAACCAACTGGTGCTGTTGTAGGAATGCAGCCTTTTGGCGGAGCAAGAGCTTCAGGAACTAACGATAAAGCAGGTTCTGCATTAAACTTATTACGTTGGGCTTCTCCTAGAACTATTAAAGAAACTTTTGTAACTCCGGAAGATTACAGATACCCGTTCTTAGGTTAATTTTTGTTTCAAGTTTCAGGTTTCAAGTTTTGAGACCTGTCCATATAAAAAGCCGAATCTTTTAATTAAGATTCGGCTTTTGCTTTTATAATGTAATCATTAGAGACCAAAATGTCTTGAGAATCTTTTCTTCTTACAATCTATAATTCAAAACTTGAAATTGTATGAAAACTATCTGCTTCTTTATTTTTTTCGCCTTCAAAAGTATCATAGTTCACAACCAACAATTTTCCTTTATAGATAATAGTCTCGCAAGGATTATCTAATTGTCCGTCTGAACCGTTTGCGTCTTCATTTTCCCAAATTAAAGAAATCGTATTGGTATCTAAATTCAACTGATGCACACTATTATTTTCATAATTGGCTATAAAAATGGAATTTCTTTTTTCGTCATAAAAAAAACCATCGCAGCATTTTAGCTGATCCGAATCAAAAACAACTTTATTTGATTTTACTTTTCCATCTTTCTCAAATTCTATTTTATTGATAACACCATCACCAAAATTTCCAGCATAAAGATTCCCTTTTTTATCAAAAGCAATTCCATCAATTCCGATTGTTCTCTTAGTAACTTCAGGTTTTAAG
The sequence above is drawn from the Flavobacterium sp. N2038 genome and encodes:
- the pruA gene encoding L-glutamate gamma-semialdehyde dehydrogenase; the protein is MLKGFFHVPKAVNEPVKSYAPNSPEKAAVQAAYTTMWNSQVDVPLHIGSEEIRTGNTRNITAPHDHKHVVGKYHLAEKQHIEKAIANALESRKAWANMAWEQRAAIFLKAAELIAGPYRARINAATMIGQSKNIHQAEIDASCELIDFLRYNVEFMTQIYNDQPKSDSTVWNRLEYRPLEGFVYAITPFNFTAIAANLPASAAMMGNVVVWKPSDSQVFSTKIILDVFKEAGVPDGVINVVFGDALMITDTVLASRDFAGVHFTGSTHVFKDIWAKIGANIHHYKTYPRIVGETGGKDFIIAHPSANVKQVVTGITRGAFEFQGQKCSAASRAYIPQSLWPAVKEQLIADVKSMKMGSPEDFGNFITAVIHEGSFDKLASYIDQAKKDADAEIIVGGNYDKSVGYFIEPTVIVTTNPKYTTMETELFGPVITIYVYEDAKWEETLELVDTTSEYALTGAVFSQDRYAIEVATTKLQNAAGNFYINDKPTGAVVGMQPFGGARASGTNDKAGSALNLLRWASPRTIKETFVTPEDYRYPFLG